The Bernardetia litoralis DSM 6794 genome includes a window with the following:
- a CDS encoding NAD-dependent epimerase/dehydratase family protein, which yields MEKILIIGANGQLGTELSAALQQKYGQNAIIRSDIRKPQEEVGIFEMLNVLDADALLSIVKKYEITQIYHLAAILSAKGEENPIQTWNINMNGLLNVLEVARHEKLNKVYYPSSIAVFGTTTPSPAPQYTSMNPSTIYGISKRAGEQWCEYYFNKYGVDVRSLRYPGLISYKTPPGGGTTDYAVDIFYKAVEGEHFSCFLSENTRLPMMYMPDAVRATMELMEAPKESLSTHEGYNLNAFDCTPKELYHEIKKHVPNLEISYKIDELRQSIADSWSDTMNDDIARQDWNWNHKFDMESTTKEMLANLKKKFAVQK from the coding sequence ATGGAAAAAATACTTATAATAGGTGCAAACGGACAATTAGGAACAGAGCTTTCTGCTGCTTTACAGCAAAAATATGGACAAAATGCCATAATTAGGTCTGATATAAGAAAACCACAAGAGGAAGTAGGTATTTTCGAAATGCTTAATGTTTTGGATGCTGATGCACTTCTTTCTATTGTAAAAAAATATGAAATTACACAGATTTATCATTTGGCTGCCATTCTTTCAGCAAAAGGAGAAGAAAATCCAATTCAGACTTGGAATATAAATATGAATGGACTTTTGAATGTATTAGAAGTGGCTCGTCATGAAAAACTAAATAAGGTATATTATCCAAGTTCAATAGCTGTTTTTGGAACGACTACTCCTTCGCCTGCTCCTCAATATACTTCGATGAATCCTTCAACTATTTACGGAATCAGTAAACGAGCTGGAGAGCAATGGTGTGAATATTACTTCAATAAATACGGTGTAGATGTGCGCTCACTGCGTTATCCTGGTTTGATTAGCTACAAAACACCTCCAGGTGGTGGAACTACGGATTATGCTGTTGATATTTTTTATAAGGCTGTTGAAGGAGAGCATTTTAGTTGTTTTTTGTCAGAAAATACTCGTCTTCCGATGATGTACATGCCTGATGCTGTGCGTGCAACTATGGAACTAATGGAAGCTCCAAAAGAGAGTTTATCAACACATGAAGGATATAACTTGAATGCTTTTGATTGTACACCCAAAGAACTTTATCATGAAATTAAAAAACATGTTCCTAATTTAGAAATTAGTTATAAAATAGATGAGTTAAGACAATCTATTGCTGATTCGTGGTCAGATACAATGAACGATGATATTGCTCGTCAAGATTGGAATTGGAATCACAAATTTGATATGGAAAGTACAACAAAAGAAATGTTAGCCAATCTGAAAAAGAAATTTGCAGTACAAAAATAG
- a CDS encoding MaoC family dehydratase has protein sequence MNTNTPTNTEKLNEKDEYHLTFSYSQEQVNKFAEVTGDNNPLHLDEKYAATTMFKRPIMHGFLGGSIFSKIFGTLFPGEGTIYMNQTMNFMRPMFVDTEYEAITTITEINRDKHRAKVQTQVINKTTGKITIDGEATVINSNRL, from the coding sequence ATGAATACTAACACGCCAACAAACACAGAAAAACTAAACGAAAAAGACGAATATCATTTGACATTTTCATATTCTCAAGAGCAAGTCAATAAATTTGCAGAAGTAACAGGCGATAATAATCCATTACATCTTGACGAAAAATATGCAGCAACGACGATGTTTAAACGTCCAATTATGCATGGGTTTTTGGGAGGAAGTATTTTTTCAAAAATTTTTGGAACACTTTTTCCAGGAGAAGGAACAATTTATATGAATCAAACAATGAATTTTATGCGTCCCATGTTTGTAGATACAGAGTATGAAGCCATCACAACAATTACAGAAATAAATAGAGATAAACATCGTGCAAAAGTGCAGACACAAGTCATCAACAAAACAACTGGAAAAATTACGATTGATGGAGAAGCAACTGTTATTAATTCAAATAGATTGTAA
- a CDS encoding acyl-CoA dehydrogenase has product MALATDTPQVTGFGLTEEQAEVQQAARDFAQTQLWDGIIERDNEQRFPAEQVKKMGELGFMGMMVSPEYGGSGMDTVSYILAIEEISKVDASASVCMSVNNSLVCWALEKYGTEEQKQKFLKPLASGEKIGAFCLSEPEAGSDATSQRTTAEDKGDHYLVNGTKNWITNGKNASIYLVIAQTDVDKKHKGINCVIVERGMDGFVVGKKEDKMGIRGSDTHSLMFTDVKVPKENRLGTDGQGFNIAMTTLNGGRIGIAAQAVGIAGGALELALKYSKERKTFGKEIHKHQAIAFKLADMATKVEAARLLCLKAAQIKDAGGDYSLSGAMAKLYASKIAMEVASDAIQIHGGYGYVKEYHVERMLRDAKITEIYEGTSEIQKIVISRSILKD; this is encoded by the coding sequence ATGGCATTAGCAACAGATACTCCACAAGTGACTGGGTTTGGACTCACAGAAGAACAAGCAGAAGTACAACAAGCAGCAAGAGATTTTGCTCAAACTCAACTTTGGGACGGAATCATTGAACGTGATAACGAACAGCGTTTTCCAGCCGAACAAGTCAAAAAAATGGGTGAACTTGGTTTTATGGGAATGATGGTAAGTCCTGAATATGGAGGAAGTGGAATGGATACTGTTTCTTATATTTTGGCTATCGAAGAAATTTCAAAAGTAGATGCTTCGGCTTCTGTTTGTATGTCAGTAAACAATTCGCTTGTTTGTTGGGCATTAGAAAAATATGGAACTGAAGAACAAAAACAAAAATTCTTAAAACCACTTGCATCAGGCGAAAAAATTGGAGCTTTTTGTCTTTCTGAGCCAGAAGCTGGAAGTGATGCAACTTCACAACGCACAACAGCAGAAGACAAAGGCGACCATTATTTGGTAAATGGAACAAAAAACTGGATTACAAATGGTAAAAATGCTTCTATTTATTTAGTAATTGCTCAAACTGATGTAGATAAAAAACACAAAGGAATTAATTGTGTAATTGTTGAGCGTGGAATGGACGGTTTTGTAGTTGGTAAAAAAGAAGACAAAATGGGTATTCGTGGTTCGGATACACATTCTTTGATGTTTACTGATGTAAAAGTGCCAAAAGAAAATCGTTTGGGAACAGATGGACAAGGTTTTAATATTGCAATGACTACCTTGAATGGTGGACGTATCGGAATTGCTGCACAAGCTGTCGGTATTGCTGGTGGTGCTTTAGAATTAGCATTGAAATATTCAAAAGAGCGCAAAACATTTGGAAAAGAAATCCATAAGCATCAAGCAATCGCTTTTAAATTGGCTGATATGGCTACAAAAGTAGAAGCTGCTCGCTTACTTTGTTTGAAAGCTGCACAAATAAAAGATGCAGGTGGAGATTATTCTCTTTCTGGCGCAATGGCAAAATTATATGCTTCCAAAATTGCTATGGAAGTAGCTTCTGATGCAATTCAAATACATGGTGGATATGGTTATGTAAAAGAATATCATGTAGAAAGAATGCTTCGTGATGCAAAAATTACAGAAATCTATGAAGGAACTTCTGAAATTCAGAAAATTGTAATATCAAGAAGTATTTTGAAAGACTAA
- the yajC gene encoding preprotein translocase subunit YajC: MLLQSLTDGTGIANILMIVGMVAVFYFFLLRPQQQRAKKQKTFIESLTREMKVVTTGGMHGKIIDVSGETVTIEIDKGVRIKLDKTAIAYEAGVVAETKK; encoded by the coding sequence ATGTTATTACAATCACTCACTGATGGAACTGGAATTGCAAATATTTTAATGATTGTCGGTATGGTAGCCGTCTTTTATTTCTTTTTATTACGTCCTCAACAACAAAGAGCCAAAAAACAAAAAACATTTATAGAATCTTTAACTAGAGAAATGAAAGTAGTTACTACAGGTGGAATGCACGGAAAAATAATTGATGTAAGTGGAGAAACAGTAACCATAGAAATAGACAAAGGAGTACGCATCAAATTAGACAAAACAGCCATTGCTTACGAAGCTGGTGTAGTTGCTGAAACTAAAAAATAA
- a CDS encoding flavin reductase family protein: MTTQNPILKRIKKNEILEMENRFRANFINSISGFKSVGLIGTISKDNKTNLAIFSQVFHLGANPALMGFIIRPNTSARHTLENIEDTHFFTFNHIQEEFYKQAHQTSARYPREVSEFEATELTPYFENDFIAPYLKESHFRIGLKLEEKHNLTINNTIFLIASVQEVILNEEIIEKDGYIDIEKAGTITSSGLDSYHTTNKIERLPYAKP, from the coding sequence ATGACTACCCAAAACCCTATTCTCAAACGTATCAAGAAAAATGAAATTCTTGAAATGGAAAATCGTTTTCGTGCCAATTTTATCAATTCTATTTCAGGTTTTAAGAGTGTTGGTCTTATCGGAACAATTTCGAAAGATAATAAAACAAATTTAGCTATTTTTAGTCAAGTTTTTCATTTGGGTGCAAATCCTGCTTTGATGGGTTTTATTATTCGTCCAAACACTTCTGCTCGTCATACCTTAGAAAATATTGAAGATACACATTTTTTTACTTTTAATCATATTCAAGAAGAATTTTACAAACAAGCACACCAAACTTCTGCTCGCTATCCAAGAGAAGTTTCAGAATTTGAAGCAACTGAACTAACACCCTATTTTGAAAATGATTTCATTGCTCCTTATTTAAAAGAATCTCATTTTAGAATCGGACTAAAACTTGAAGAAAAACATAATTTAACCATAAATAATACTATTTTTTTGATAGCAAGTGTACAAGAAGTAATTCTAAATGAAGAAATTATAGAAAAAGATGGTTATATTGATATTGAAAAAGCAGGAACTATTACTTCTTCGGGTTTGGATAGTTATCATACCACAAATAAAATAGAACGTCTTCCTTACGCAAAACCGTAA